Proteins from a genomic interval of Phormidium ambiguum IAM M-71:
- a CDS encoding response regulator, which translates to MELKRILLVEDSSRDIELILAALAENSLANEVIVTRDGEEALDYLYRRGIYRLRREGHPGVVLLDLKLPKVDGLEVLATLKSDPNLKAIPVVILTSSREEKDLVNSYNLNTNAYVVKPVDFHEFVEAIKELGLFWAVVNQPPPGTLPPVRPLTQDLG; encoded by the coding sequence ATGGAATTAAAGCGGATTTTGTTAGTCGAAGATAGCAGCAGGGATATTGAATTAATTCTCGCTGCTTTGGCAGAAAACTCTTTAGCCAATGAGGTTATCGTCACCAGAGATGGAGAAGAAGCTCTTGATTACCTGTATCGGCGTGGTATTTATCGATTGCGTCGAGAAGGACATCCCGGTGTAGTATTGTTGGATTTGAAATTACCTAAAGTTGATGGATTGGAAGTACTGGCGACCTTGAAATCTGACCCAAATCTGAAAGCCATACCTGTAGTAATTTTGACTTCTTCACGGGAAGAAAAGGATTTAGTTAATAGTTACAATCTCAATACTAATGCCTATGTTGTTAAACCAGTAGATTTTCATGAATTTGTCGAAGCGATTAAAGAACTAGGATTGTTTTGGGCAGTGGTAAATCAACCCCCTCCTGGTACTCTCCCCCCAGTTCGCCCTCTGACCCAAGATTTAGGATAA
- a CDS encoding PAS domain S-box protein, with the protein MGRKTSLCLTTYIVPLASVTVALLLTFPLRSLLQATIFPFFYAAVAIAAWSGGLIAGLVTVGLATIVINYFFIPPLNSFVLSDLSGTVRLGSFVLVSLLINFLSAELRTAKERLEKNFQKTSQSEERFRLAVSNPSIALFHQNLDLRYQWIFNPQAFNLSEDILGKSDADLFPPTEAEALTSSKQQVIQSEKSIRQEISLTTNGGQKWYDLLIEPLKQGKQIIGVSCAAFDITERKQAEMALQESRELFESFMQYSPTTAFIKDKSGRYLYVNSFIENTFKRSRHEWLGKTDFDLFPSEAAQQWRKNDLLVLIEGKTLQVEEIVPLEDGEHYFLSFKFLLQNSTGEQLIAGMSLDISEQKRAEAALRESEARFRHLADTAPVLIWMSDTTKLCNYFNKSWLDFTGRTIEQELGNGWSDRVHPDDFQRCLDTYTTSFDARQEFKMEYRLRRFDGEYRWIFDHGIPRYTPDGDFLGYIGSCIDIHDRKQAEEQIRQLNEELEYRVKQRTEQLQATNKELEAFSYSVSHDLRAPLRHINGFVDLLQKRIGTSPALDKTSHHYLKTISDTTKEAGKLVDDLLSFSRMGRTEMRLTTIDLNQLWQEVWRDMQQDIEGRNIEWQIDSLPIVQADPTMLRLVLRNLVENAVKYTRPRTQANIQINSTSTEHETIICVRDNGVGFDMQYVNKLFGVFQRLHTNEQFEGTGIGLANVQRIIHRHGGQVWAEAELDRGAAFYFSLPNTPREVKWN; encoded by the coding sequence ATGGGACGAAAAACATCCCTTTGCTTAACAACTTATATAGTTCCCTTAGCTAGCGTTACAGTAGCACTACTATTGACATTTCCGCTGCGATCGCTCTTACAAGCAACAATTTTCCCTTTTTTCTACGCCGCAGTAGCCATTGCCGCTTGGTCAGGTGGTCTAATTGCAGGTTTAGTAACAGTGGGACTCGCCACCATAGTCATCAACTATTTTTTTATTCCCCCACTCAACTCGTTTGTATTATCAGATTTGTCGGGTACAGTCCGGCTGGGGTCATTTGTATTGGTATCCTTACTGATCAATTTCCTCAGCGCGGAGTTGCGGACGGCAAAAGAAAGATTAGAAAAAAATTTCCAAAAAACCAGCCAAAGTGAAGAAAGATTCCGGTTAGCAGTGAGTAACCCTTCGATCGCACTATTTCATCAAAACCTTGACTTACGCTATCAATGGATTTTTAACCCCCAAGCCTTTAATTTATCAGAAGATATATTAGGGAAAAGCGATGCTGACTTGTTTCCCCCCACAGAAGCAGAAGCATTAACATCAAGCAAACAGCAGGTAATTCAATCAGAAAAATCAATTAGACAAGAAATAAGCTTAACCACTAACGGTGGTCAAAAATGGTATGACCTATTAATAGAACCGCTAAAGCAAGGAAAGCAAATTATTGGAGTCAGCTGTGCCGCTTTTGATATAACTGAACGCAAGCAAGCAGAAATGGCTTTACAGGAAAGCCGAGAATTGTTTGAATCTTTTATGCAGTACAGTCCGACCACAGCTTTTATTAAAGATAAATCAGGACGTTATCTCTACGTTAATTCATTTATTGAAAACACATTTAAGCGATCGCGCCACGAATGGCTAGGCAAAACCGACTTTGATTTATTTCCCTCAGAAGCTGCTCAGCAATGGCGAAAAAATGATTTGCTAGTATTAATTGAAGGCAAAACCTTACAAGTAGAAGAAATCGTTCCCCTCGAAGATGGAGAACATTACTTTCTCTCCTTCAAATTTCTTTTGCAAAACTCAACTGGAGAACAGCTAATCGCCGGAATGTCCCTCGATATTTCCGAACAAAAACGAGCCGAAGCTGCTTTGCGAGAAAGTGAAGCTCGTTTTCGTCATCTAGCAGATACCGCTCCGGTTTTAATCTGGATGTCAGACACTACTAAACTCTGCAATTATTTTAATAAATCCTGGTTAGACTTTACCGGACGCACAATCGAGCAAGAGTTAGGCAATGGTTGGTCGGACAGGGTTCATCCCGATGATTTTCAGCGTTGTCTCGATACTTACACTACTTCCTTTGATGCCCGTCAAGAATTCAAAATGGAGTACCGTTTACGGCGTTTTGATGGGGAGTATCGCTGGATATTCGATCATGGGATTCCCCGTTATACCCCAGATGGGGACTTTCTCGGCTACATTGGTTCTTGCATTGATATTCACGATCGCAAACAAGCAGAAGAACAAATTCGCCAATTAAACGAAGAACTCGAATATCGCGTCAAACAACGCACCGAACAATTACAAGCCACCAACAAAGAATTAGAAGCTTTTTCTTACTCAGTGTCTCACGACTTACGCGCCCCGCTGCGACATATCAACGGATTTGTTGATTTATTGCAAAAACGAATTGGGACTTCTCCCGCCTTAGATAAAACAAGCCATCATTATCTAAAAACCATTTCTGACACCACCAAAGAAGCAGGCAAATTAGTCGATGATTTATTGTCATTCTCGCGCATGGGTAGAACAGAGATGCGCTTAACAACGATCGATCTCAATCAGTTGTGGCAAGAAGTATGGCGAGATATGCAGCAAGATATAGAAGGGAGAAACATTGAATGGCAAATTGATTCATTACCGATCGTTCAAGCTGACCCAACAATGTTGCGATTAGTACTAAGAAACTTAGTCGAAAATGCGGTGAAATATACTCGTCCTCGAACTCAGGCAAACATCCAAATTAATAGCACCAGCACCGAGCATGAGACAATAATTTGTGTTCGAGATAACGGTGTGGGCTTTGATATGCAGTATGTTAATAAACTGTTTGGTGTATTTCAACGACTGCATACCAACGAACAATTTGAGGGAACGGGGATCGGGTTGGCGAATGTGCAACGGATTATACATCGGCATGGTGGACAAGTTTGGGCGGAAGCAGAACTCGATCGCGGCGCTGCTTTTTACTTCTCCTTACCTAATACACCAAGGGAGGTGAAATGGAATTAA